In Vidua chalybeata isolate OUT-0048 chromosome 9, bVidCha1 merged haplotype, whole genome shotgun sequence, a genomic segment contains:
- the OLFML2B gene encoding olfactomedin-like protein 2B isoform X2 gives MARPLPLLLCLAALGAGCRAGTHPTGTAGPSAEPLQDEADNQENILSQLLGDYDKVKAVSEGSDCRCKCLVRPLGRGACQRINEGAFRAEDFYTVETITSGPSCKCACVAPPSALNPCEGDFRLKKLREAESSDLKLSSIVEMLESAFYGLDLLKLHSVTTKLVGRVEKLEGMSRNFTQEGQRAGASGEEGLQDPPARENCSRLLTNSLADIESSLQRDAEAAYAHSEGKYEERFLKDETISQQINSVESLPELHLSLAEKKPEQLLQRKMRVRSRPPSKPTIVRGVTYYKAQSTESENDIEEQLDELFSGDNTVDLLIEDQLLRPSTRAGEPLRKPSPVGWPPTPGIAPTTLPAAGTAAASTVPLSTATPDPTAVSWLIPAPESVTAPAGLAEEGTPQLPAAVASTVVATATENLLVATPTGGWSDVERSPGAWVQANTPATPVSPAIPATPKEGLEEEDIRNIIGRCKDTLSTISGPTTQNTYGRNEGAWMKDPLAQEERIYVTNYYYGNTLVEFRNLDNFKQGRWSNSYKLPYSWIGTGHVVYNGSFYYNRAFTRNIIKYDLKQRYVAAWAMLHDVAYEESTPWRWRGHSDVDFAVDENGLWVIYPAISYEGFSQEVIVLSKLNAADLSTQKETTWRTGLRKNFYGNCFVICGVLYAVDSYNKRNANISYAFDTHTNTQIIPRLLFENEYAYTTQIDYNPKDRLLYAWDNGHQVTYHVIFAY, from the exons ATGGCTCGgccgctgccgctgctgctctgcctggccgCGCTGGGCGCCGGCTGCCGGGCAGGGACCCACCCCACCGGCACGGCCGGGCCCTCCGCCGAGCCGCTGCAGGACGAGGCGGACAACCAGGAGAACATCCTCTCGCAG CTGCTAGGTGACTACGACAAGGTGAAGGCGGTGTCCGAAGGCTCCGACTGCCGCTGCAAATGCCTGGTCAGACCCCTGGGCCGCGGCGCCTGCCAGAGGATTAACGAGGGCGCCTTCAGAGCGGAGGATTTTTACACGGTGGAAACTATCACGTCAGGACCCAGCTGCAAGTGTGCCTGCGTGGCCCCCCCCTCAGCTCTCAACCCTTGCGAGGGCGACTTCAGGCTGAAGAAGCTGCGGGAGGCAGAAAGCAGTGACCTGAAG CTCTCCTCCATCGTCGAGATGCTGGAAAGTGCCTTTTATGGCTTAGACCTTCTGAAGCTGCACTCAGTCACGACCAAGCTGGTGGGTCGGGTGGAGAAGCTCGAG GGCATGTCCAGGAACTTCACGCAGGAAGGCCAGCGGGCAGGAGCCAGCGGGGAGGAGGGTCTGCAGGATCCCCCTGCCAGGGAAAACTGCTCCAGGCTCCTCACCAACAGCCTGGCCGACATCGAGAGCTCTCTGCAGCGGGACGCTGAGGCTGCCTACGCTCACTCAGAG ggaaaatatgaagaaagaTTCCTGAAGGATGAAACCATCTCCCAGCAGATCAACTCTGTGGAATccctcccagagctgcacctCTCTCTGGCGGAAAAGAAGCCTGAGCAGCTTTTGCAGAGGAAGATGCGGGTGAGGAGCCGGCCTCCTTCCAAGCCCACCATTGTCCGAGGGGTCACCTACTACAAAGCCCAGTCCACCGAGTCAGAGAATGACATCGAGGAGCAAC TGGACGAGCTGTTCAGCGGGGACAACACGGTGGACCTGCTGATAGAGGACCAGCTCCTGAGGCCCAGCACCAGGGCAGGCGAGCCCTTGAGAAAGCCCTCCCCAGTGGGGTGGCCGCCCACCCCCGGCATAGCTCCCACCACCCTGCCAGCTGCCGGCACTGCTGCGGCCTCCACGGTGCCGCTGTCCACTGCCACGCCAGACCCCACCGCCGTGAGCTGGCTGATCCCCGCCCCGGAGTCCGTGACTGCCccggcagggctggcagaggaggggaCCCCGCAGCTACCGGCAGCCGTGGCCAGCACAGTGGTGGCCACGGCCACAGAGAACTTGCTTGTGGCCACCCCCACTGGAGGCTGGAGTGACGTGGAGCGCAGCCCAGGAGCTTGGGTCCAGGCAAACACCCCCGCAACACCGGTCagcccagccatccctgccaccCCAAAAGAGGGCCTGGAGGAGGAAGACATCAGGAACATCATTG GGCGCTGCAAGGACACGCTGTCCACCATCTCGGGGCCCACCACCCAGAACACCTATGGGCGCAATGAGGGAGCCTGGATGAAGGACCCCCTGGCCCAGGAGGAGAGGATCTATGTCACCAATTACTACTATGGGAACACACTGGTGGAGTTCAGGAACCTTGACAATTTCAAGCAAG GTCGCTGGAGCAACTCCTACAAGCTCCCGTACAGCTGGATTGGGACAGGGCATGTTGTCTACAACGGTTCCTTCTACTATAACCGGGCCTTCACGCGCAACATCATCAAGTACGACCTGAAGCAGCGCTACGTGGCCGCCTGGGCCATGCTGCACGACGTGGCCTACGAAGAGTCCACCCCGTGGCGGTGGCGAGGCCACTCGGACGTGGACTTTGCCGTGGACGAGAACGGCTTGTGGGTCATCTACCCAGCCATCAGCTACGAGGGCTTCAGCCAGGAGGTGATCGTGCTGAGCAAGCTGAACGCGGCCGATCTCAGCACCCAGAAGGAGACCACGTGGCGGACAGGGCTGCGCAAGAACTTCTATGGGAACTGCTTTGTCATCTGTGGGGTCCTGTACGCGGTCGACAGCTACAACAAGAGGAACGCCAACATCTCCTACGCCTTTGACACGCACACCAACACGCAGATCATCCCTAGGCTGCTCTTTGAGAATGAGTATGCCTACACCACGCAGATAGACTATAACCCCAAGGACCGCCTGCTCTACGCCTGGGACAATGGCCACCAAGTCACCTACCATGTCATCTTTGCCTACTGA
- the OLFML2B gene encoding olfactomedin-like protein 2B isoform X1, with protein MARPLPLLLCLAALGAGCRAGTHPTGTAGPSAEPLQDEADNQENILSQLLGDYDKVKAVSEGSDCRCKCLVRPLGRGACQRINEGAFRAEDFYTVETITSGPSCKCACVAPPSALNPCEGDFRLKKLREAESSDLKLSSIVEMLESAFYGLDLLKLHSVTTKLVGRVEKLEGMSRNFTQEGQRAGASGEEGLQDPPARENCSRLLTNSLADIESSLQRDAEAAYAHSEGKYEERFLKDETISQQINSVESLPELHLSLAEKKPEQLLQRKMRVRSRPPSKPTIVRGVTYYKAQSTESENDIEEQRELVDELFSGDNTVDLLIEDQLLRPSTRAGEPLRKPSPVGWPPTPGIAPTTLPAAGTAAASTVPLSTATPDPTAVSWLIPAPESVTAPAGLAEEGTPQLPAAVASTVVATATENLLVATPTGGWSDVERSPGAWVQANTPATPVSPAIPATPKEGLEEEDIRNIIGRCKDTLSTISGPTTQNTYGRNEGAWMKDPLAQEERIYVTNYYYGNTLVEFRNLDNFKQGRWSNSYKLPYSWIGTGHVVYNGSFYYNRAFTRNIIKYDLKQRYVAAWAMLHDVAYEESTPWRWRGHSDVDFAVDENGLWVIYPAISYEGFSQEVIVLSKLNAADLSTQKETTWRTGLRKNFYGNCFVICGVLYAVDSYNKRNANISYAFDTHTNTQIIPRLLFENEYAYTTQIDYNPKDRLLYAWDNGHQVTYHVIFAY; from the exons ATGGCTCGgccgctgccgctgctgctctgcctggccgCGCTGGGCGCCGGCTGCCGGGCAGGGACCCACCCCACCGGCACGGCCGGGCCCTCCGCCGAGCCGCTGCAGGACGAGGCGGACAACCAGGAGAACATCCTCTCGCAG CTGCTAGGTGACTACGACAAGGTGAAGGCGGTGTCCGAAGGCTCCGACTGCCGCTGCAAATGCCTGGTCAGACCCCTGGGCCGCGGCGCCTGCCAGAGGATTAACGAGGGCGCCTTCAGAGCGGAGGATTTTTACACGGTGGAAACTATCACGTCAGGACCCAGCTGCAAGTGTGCCTGCGTGGCCCCCCCCTCAGCTCTCAACCCTTGCGAGGGCGACTTCAGGCTGAAGAAGCTGCGGGAGGCAGAAAGCAGTGACCTGAAG CTCTCCTCCATCGTCGAGATGCTGGAAAGTGCCTTTTATGGCTTAGACCTTCTGAAGCTGCACTCAGTCACGACCAAGCTGGTGGGTCGGGTGGAGAAGCTCGAG GGCATGTCCAGGAACTTCACGCAGGAAGGCCAGCGGGCAGGAGCCAGCGGGGAGGAGGGTCTGCAGGATCCCCCTGCCAGGGAAAACTGCTCCAGGCTCCTCACCAACAGCCTGGCCGACATCGAGAGCTCTCTGCAGCGGGACGCTGAGGCTGCCTACGCTCACTCAGAG ggaaaatatgaagaaagaTTCCTGAAGGATGAAACCATCTCCCAGCAGATCAACTCTGTGGAATccctcccagagctgcacctCTCTCTGGCGGAAAAGAAGCCTGAGCAGCTTTTGCAGAGGAAGATGCGGGTGAGGAGCCGGCCTCCTTCCAAGCCCACCATTGTCCGAGGGGTCACCTACTACAAAGCCCAGTCCACCGAGTCAGAGAATGACATCGAGGAGCAACGTGAGTTGG TGGACGAGCTGTTCAGCGGGGACAACACGGTGGACCTGCTGATAGAGGACCAGCTCCTGAGGCCCAGCACCAGGGCAGGCGAGCCCTTGAGAAAGCCCTCCCCAGTGGGGTGGCCGCCCACCCCCGGCATAGCTCCCACCACCCTGCCAGCTGCCGGCACTGCTGCGGCCTCCACGGTGCCGCTGTCCACTGCCACGCCAGACCCCACCGCCGTGAGCTGGCTGATCCCCGCCCCGGAGTCCGTGACTGCCccggcagggctggcagaggaggggaCCCCGCAGCTACCGGCAGCCGTGGCCAGCACAGTGGTGGCCACGGCCACAGAGAACTTGCTTGTGGCCACCCCCACTGGAGGCTGGAGTGACGTGGAGCGCAGCCCAGGAGCTTGGGTCCAGGCAAACACCCCCGCAACACCGGTCagcccagccatccctgccaccCCAAAAGAGGGCCTGGAGGAGGAAGACATCAGGAACATCATTG GGCGCTGCAAGGACACGCTGTCCACCATCTCGGGGCCCACCACCCAGAACACCTATGGGCGCAATGAGGGAGCCTGGATGAAGGACCCCCTGGCCCAGGAGGAGAGGATCTATGTCACCAATTACTACTATGGGAACACACTGGTGGAGTTCAGGAACCTTGACAATTTCAAGCAAG GTCGCTGGAGCAACTCCTACAAGCTCCCGTACAGCTGGATTGGGACAGGGCATGTTGTCTACAACGGTTCCTTCTACTATAACCGGGCCTTCACGCGCAACATCATCAAGTACGACCTGAAGCAGCGCTACGTGGCCGCCTGGGCCATGCTGCACGACGTGGCCTACGAAGAGTCCACCCCGTGGCGGTGGCGAGGCCACTCGGACGTGGACTTTGCCGTGGACGAGAACGGCTTGTGGGTCATCTACCCAGCCATCAGCTACGAGGGCTTCAGCCAGGAGGTGATCGTGCTGAGCAAGCTGAACGCGGCCGATCTCAGCACCCAGAAGGAGACCACGTGGCGGACAGGGCTGCGCAAGAACTTCTATGGGAACTGCTTTGTCATCTGTGGGGTCCTGTACGCGGTCGACAGCTACAACAAGAGGAACGCCAACATCTCCTACGCCTTTGACACGCACACCAACACGCAGATCATCCCTAGGCTGCTCTTTGAGAATGAGTATGCCTACACCACGCAGATAGACTATAACCCCAAGGACCGCCTGCTCTACGCCTGGGACAATGGCCACCAAGTCACCTACCATGTCATCTTTGCCTACTGA